One Triticum dicoccoides isolate Atlit2015 ecotype Zavitan chromosome 3B, WEW_v2.0, whole genome shotgun sequence genomic window, TGTTTGATATGCTAATATTCTTGTTTGCTCAATTAGGTCTTGTGAGGAAGCTGATCGAGAAAGGCagatgggggagggcgcggtggtggGCATGGGGGTTAACAGCGTGGCGGCGGGTGGAAGTGGAGGCGGTGGACGGTCACAtgggtcagcggcggcggcggcagcggggatGGGGGTCGGCGCGGTGGGGATGAAGAAGGCGGCGGGGGGAGGAGGGGTGAAGGCACGGCGGAAGGTGCGGGAGCCGAGGTTCTGCTTCAAGACCATGAGCGACGTCGACGTGCTCGACGACGGCTACAAGTGGCGCAAGTACGGCCAGAAGGTCGTCATCAAGAACACGCAGCACCCACGGTACGCACTGTACATCGATCTAGCTCCTCCAACCCTCGAATGACGCACATATACATACGCTACATATGTGCATGTGCACGTGTGTGTACGATTTTATGAAGCAACTGCCTCATCAAACTGAAATCTCATGATATTTTGTTTTCGATGTCCAATTTGGTGTTGGACTCATCACAAGTGACAACTTGATTAATTAGGGTTATCAGCTAATTAAGTACTATGGATTTTGCTTCCATTTAACAAAACATGGATTGCAGTTTTTTTGGGGGGTTATTTCCACTTGCAAACTCTATAATCTATCCCTAAAAAACTATATAATCTAGATATACCAAAGTAATTTATGCTCAAAAAATGATCCAGGATGTAATATGTCAAGCATAAATAGGTTTAGTGCATGTGCATTATATGTATGAACTAAAATTTTCTTGGAAGTACTGTTTTTGCTGTTTTAAAACTTTAAACCCCATATAATTTCCAAACGAATCTCCATAAAGCACATTTTGAAACTGTTTCTTTATTAGAAAATTTTGCGTATTAATGTATTATTACATCAAAGGGCGCTAGAATGCTAAAAACAATATTGGGAAAATATTATAACCTCTCTTTATCTTGCTACTATGGAGAGACAAGCCGCTTGCTAGAGTTTGCCTAATGCATATATATGAAGTTATGAACTAGGCTTTCTTCATGGGTAATTCCGTTCATTTAATTCTAGGCATTCATGTGCTGTTGCACGATAATCTCCCCCATGTTAGTAAGTATATATTCATGCATGCTTTACCAGAAGTGTACTATGGGTATCTTGAAGAAATAACTAAAACTTGATTATCGGCGACATATTGTGATCAATTTAGTGAAGCTAATTAGTTTGAATACCACGTTTGGAACAATGAATTCGAAGCGTATGAATATACATTAATTCCTAAAGCGAACAAAACCACAGGAAAAGTGCAAAACTGTTATTTGGCTGTCACGTATGAAAATCACAGAAACTGCTGACAGAAAGAGAAGAAACCATGAGGTTAGGACCTCATGTTTGGTTTCTTCCAAAAATTTCCACGGAATAGCCAATTCCATAGAAGTTTTGAAGGAATGTAGGATAGAAATTCCTTCGTTCCAAACAACACCAAAGGAAAATTTCCTATAGGAATTCTAACCTCCAAAATTCCTATGCTTTTCCTTTGGCGAAACgggacctaaaacttgctttgagaGGCATACAAAATTTTTTGGATACAATATCATCCTCATTTGGGGTCTAACAGACTTATAGAGTTAATGGAGTTCATGTTTTATTCTTTTCGAAATGGATGAAGTTCATGTTTGATTTCTAGACAAGCCTGTCATGGTGTTCTAGAAGGGAAAACGTAGAAACTACATTAGTTACCTTTTTAGAGTAAACCCATTGATGAATAAAACGAAATAAACATGTTGAAGTGCAGTTTTGTGTGATGTGTATTAAGTAAGTTTGATGCTCTTGATATATTTAAGGCTTATGTTATCTTGGCCTATTGATTGAAGTGCATCCCTTGAATTCTGTATTATATTTACTATCCAATTGAGTTTGGCATAAGTTATAAAATTGTCCTGGAGCAGAACTTTATGGCATTCACCGCAATTTAGTGAATATTATTGAAATTTGTGAATATTATTGAAATTTAACATGAAGAAAAATACATGTAAGCTAAGAGATTTTGGCATGAAGAAACTAAAAGCTCACTTTACATGTAGTTCATGTTCCACTGCTAGCAGGGAACCAGAGAGCCAATTCTCACAAAACTTTTGTACACTCGTACAGTACTTAACTTTTGCTAAAGTTCCAGTCATTGAATGACAAAAGCTAAGGAAAAAAGTGTTTGCAAAGCTAGCTGGTCCTAAGGTGGCTTTGTTATGTCTGGTCCCCTTGTTGTCTCTCTACACCTCCTAAATTGAACCCTAAATGCATATCAACACAACTTAATTAGCACACGTATATATGtctatctagctagctagctatagcTTGCTCAAACAAAGGTACGAACCATGCTCCTATTCCATTTGTTCATCTTCTAGGTCGTGCTAGCTATTCTaagctagtactcccttcgttttatattagttgtcgctcaaatggatgtatctagcactgaaatatgtctacatacatccgtttcAACGACAACTAATATGGAACGGAGAGAGTAGCTCTTTATTCATATGTCATCTGGATTAGGCAGATGATAACCTTGCTTGTTCTTTGCTTAATTTCTTTGATGGACTAGTCCATTTCATGTTGTCGGGGCGTCCAAGAGTACATGTAGAGAAAACGCCCATTGATCGAGTCGCATCGTAACTACAAGTAGGTCGTATGCTCATTGCGCCATCTAATAGTTCCACTAACGTCCACTCATCCATGCGTGAGCTGTCGCGACAAACAAAATAAAAGACTAGTTTTCCATGGTTATGTATCGGTACTCAGAATAATATTTCTAATTAAAAAAAGTTGTACATGTTCTTACAAGTATGTTTTGAAACTAGCCACCTTAATTTTGTAGATGCAATTGACCACCTTATTAGATTGTATTGTGGCATGCATGCATGGAATGATACCCCAATATATCTCCTCTTGGTCTCTAGATGACAACCATACGTGCGTgtttgtgtgtgcgcgcgcgcgtgtgaaTCTACTGATCGACCAGTCGATGCATGTGTTATCGATGCATGTTTGGTGGTGATCATGGCACAGGCAGTGTGAAAAAGCATTGACCCACAGCTAGCACGGGACAAGCATCCAGTCCAATCTGATTAGGCCCGCCGTGCAATGATGCCACTCAGAGAGCCAACCCAACCCTATGGCCTGGTCGATCTCTGGCTCACACACCACCGCGGCATCATGGCTTTTCCAATCAACCGGCGAATCCTTCCTGGCAATCATCCCTCCTCATTCTCAGGGAATCTCCCGAGCTAGTTTCTAGCTACTAGCAGCTTACTAGAACTTAGAACGGTATACAACAGTCCAAGTACCAAAAAATAAGGACGTCGATAAGTCCCGAAGATTCAGAATTtgaccatggcaaatttagttgGTAAGCATGGCAAATCTGCCTTTAGTTTAATTTCTGTCAGAAAATTGACGTGCTTGTTGTCATCCTCGCATCAACTAAAGTTGTTGTAAAAAGCGCTCGATTTGCCATGGTCAAAAATTTGACGTTCGGATTTTATCATTTCCGGAAAATAAACAGATGATTTTTGGAGAGGAAACAAACAGGACCATCAAACCAACCTGATACACGATATGGCAAATGGGTGTGCGTTAGTATTAGTTTTTTTAAGGGAATTGCATTAGTACTTGTCGGGGGAATGgacgtatctagacgtattttagtattAGATAAATCCATTTTTagtcatttctacgacaagtatttctagacggagggagtattagttagTCAGTGCAGAGGCAGAGAGCTCATAGATGGAGCAACCAAGACCCTGAAAAAAAACACAATCTGGTCGGCAAGCCACCATGCTATATGTATGTAGCAGTAAACCACCCGGAGCTATGGTTGTTCATTAAAAAAGAATCGGGTCACTTGGCAAAGAAGTTTCACCCTTGGTTTTGATGTTGATCAGACAGCTCCGACCGTGGATGGCCACATCCTACTGTTAATTGTCTACTCTCTGATAGTGTCAAAAATGATCTTACGTTTTGGGACGAAGGAAGTGATTATTAAGCAGGTGACATGCCTAGCTACCACGACCGATCTGACCCCCACTGATTGTTCCTGTATTCAACAAGTGTTTTGAatctttattttgtgtttttgcgtGTTAATTCGTGTTTGTTCAGTTATATACGTGCTTTGATCTGGCTGGCTGTGGGAGAGGGAGAATCTCTACTGTTTGGTAAAGGGGGCCGGCCCTGggagggatgatgatgatgaaagggtGGATTTGAGCCTTTGCAAAGGGCCCAAGATTTTTTTGTACCCGGCAATTATTACCACATCTTTGTCAATCTATGCCCCTTGCCCTCGGGGTGAGACGAGGAATGATAGCTGCAGAGTAGCTGGCCCTGGAATTTTTATCATCTCCATGTGTTGTGTTGTGTTGTCAGGCCATGATTGAGGGTTTCTTCCAGCATCGGTACTTCACCTACTGCGTGTCTACACCTCTCTGAATATTCACAAAATGCAGAATAATATGAAGTACCATGCATATGCCCGCTTGTGATGTGCTGCCTATATATATAGAACTTCCAAACCGTCTTATATCTAGGAACAGTGTTTTGTTTTCTATTCTACGTAGCTAGCAGTGAGCAAACATGGCGAGCCTAACGATTTTTAAAGAAATGGCGCCGTAGAAAACTaagctgatgatgaagatggtgtggGTTGTGGACGCAGGAGCTACTACCGGTGCACGCAGGACAAGTGCCGGGTGAAGAAGCGGGTGGAGCGGCTGGCGGAGGACCCGCGCATGGTGATCACCACCTACGAGGGGCGGCACGTCCACTCCCCCTcccgcgacgacgacgacgccgcgcGCGCCAGCGCCGAGATGAGCTTCATCTGGTAGCAGCATGCGCTGCACTGCCCAGCCGCGTGCGGCCGGCTAGGGCCAGGCCACCCACCCACGAACGCTCGATCCATGCATGTGTGCTTTTACTGTACTGtagtgctgttgttgttgttgtatagtCAGGCTGGTCTGGTGAGTACGTACGTACGTACAGTGATTGTTGGTACCTACGTACAGTGATTAAGCTGTAGCTAGCGGGAATAAGACGTACGTTACGCCCGACGAGGTTATCTGCTGGTGTTGGggctctggtggtggtggtggcggcggcggtggggtgaAGCCTCAAGTAACCTGGGATCTGGTGAAGAAAAAGTGGAAAGGTAGACATGGCGGCCAGCGTAACTTGCGGTGTCTGTCTTTTGTGTATGCTGTATGTATACCATGGTGTAGGTTCCTGGGTTCCTGCTGAAATCATTGTCGGGGGAGGTGTTTTTTTCCCTAGATTCTTGTGGGTTCTgaattgctcggtgagaatttcttaTTCCAAAAGTTGCTTATTCCAAAAAGAAGAAAGTAGGCCCAAGTTCCAAAACCAACACCAACTTTGGGTAACGTACATGACAATTTTCTCTACGTGAATAAAAAAGATATAGAAAAGCGGAGTGTACTCTCACGCAAGAGTCTATCTACACGTGTGCTATTAGGCAGATACAATAAATACGTAGAAAGAAACAAAGTATCACTCTTATAGCAAACCTTGTTGTACGAGTGACCATAAGTGATGACTACAGATGGcatgccaacatcatatagccagcagttggtTTTAGTATTGACATGCTCTGATATGGATGTTTTTTCTTACGAGAGGTTAGTGGTATGGGCAATGAGATGATACATGTCAATTTTGGCGGGAGTTTTTCACTGATTCGGTATACCTTTTACATTTCTTGTTTCTACTTTTTATTGTCGTTCTAtttttccttttttcccttttaCGGGTTTCCCTTTTTCATTACCTTTTTATTACTCTCAATGCGTCTTTTTTTAAATTTCACGTATTCACAAACATTTTTATCCTGGACATTTTTTATTTTGTGAATGATTTAAAAATTCATGAACTATGTTTAAATTCATTATTTTTGTAAAATATGAACACTATATGAATGTATTAAATCTCTAGAATTCATGGATTTTTTTACTTCAAAAACATTACTAAATTCCTGCACATGATTTTGAATTCATAAATACTTTTAAATCTGTAAAATATCATTTCTAAGCTGTTTTTTGGGGGAGTGAACAACATATATTTGATGGGGACAAAAAGAGAATCACATCNNNNNNNNNNNNNNNNNNNNNNNNNNNNNNNNNNNNNNNNNNNNNNNNNNNNNNNNNNNNNNNNNNNNNNNNNNNNNNNNNNNNNNNNNNNNNNNNNNNNNNNNNNNNNNNNNNNNNNNNNNNNNNNNNNNNNNNNNNNNNNNNNNNNNNNNNNNNNNNNNNNNNNNNNNNNNNNNNNNNNNNNNNNNNNNNNNNNNNNNNNNNNNNNNNNNNNNNNNNNNNNNNNNNNNNNNNNNNNNNNNNNNNNNNNNNNNNNNNNNNNNNNNNNNNNNNNNNNNNNNNNNNNNNNNNNNNNNNNNNNNNNNNNNNNNNNNNNNNNNNNNNNNNNNNNNNNNNNNNNNNNNNNNNNNNNNNNNNNNNNNNNNNNNNNNNNNNNNNNNNNNNNNNNNNNNNNNNNNNNNNNNNNNNNNNNNNNNNNNNNNNNNNNNNNNNNNNNNNNNNNNNNNNNNNNNNNNNNNNNNNNNNNNNNNNNNNNNNNNNNNNNNNNNNNNNNNNNNNNNNNNNNNNNNNNNNNNNNNNNNNNNNNNNNNNNNNNNNNNNNNNNNNNNNNNNNNNNNNNNNNNNNNNNNNNNNNNNNNNNNNNNNNNNNNNNNNNNNNNNNNNNNNNNNNNNNNNNNNNNNNNNNNNNNNNNNNNNNNNNNNNNNNNNNNNNNNNNNNNNNNNNAAAGGAACTCTGCTAGGACGGCCTAGGTAGTCGTTTTTGCAAAGTTTTGGCTTGCTAAAAAGAAGGTTTGGCAGTTTCAGGGAGAAGGGGGCGATACAATGCGCAGCTTTCTTCCCAGGGAGAAGCAGCTATATTTTAGTCCAATGCGCAGCTCATCTGGGCAAAATGCCGCCAAAACACACAAATGATGAGTGGGCTACTTTAGCTGGCCCAGCCCATTTTAGCTTTTAAACTTTTTCTGATTTGGGGAACCTTTCTGAAAGTTCGGGTTCGGTTCATGTCCGGTCtatatataaaaaactttttctgttgtttctttgCCTGTTTTCTTTGGTTTTCCTTTTAACTTTTCTTTGTTtctgtttcacaaatccccatttctaaaaaagtatttcaaatttgaaaattgttTGGAAATTTTCAAATAATGTTCTTGTTTTAAAATtgtgttcagaatttcaaaatatgtttagGTTTTTAAATATTAAGAATTTCAAAAAGGTCATGTTTTATTattttcataaatttgaaaaacgtTCCCCTTTTACAAAAAACGTCCGTGGTtctaaaaattgttcatgtttttttCAAAACAAAATTACATTTTCCAAAATGTAACGAATTTCAAACAaatgttttttcaaaaataatgTTCACACTTCACCAAAAAAATCTGTTTTTCAAAAAAAGGAAATTCAAGAAATGTTTGCCTTttatcaaaaaaatgttcatgttttaaaaaattgttcagaatctcaatttttttgtgatttcaaCAATTGTTCATGTTTTTTCAAATGTTCATCATTTCGAAAAAgattattattttaaaaaaatctttGTGTTTTAAAACAAATCACATTTTAAAAAATCTTTTATATCTACTAAAAAAATTGTGCGTTAGAGTTGTCATTTAGAAAATTATACTTCAAAAAAGTTCATTTTcattttctgcaaaaaaaaaactATCAAGGACACACTAGAAAATAAAATGCTACAATACCGTATGTTGCAGTGCTAGCTACACTTCTTCTCACTTAGGTCGGCCCTATCGGGTCTCTCCTATGCGTCTGAGGGACTACTTGATGCAACTAGCGTCAAATACGAGAATATACGAGAAGAGGTGAACTTACATGTTCCTAGTGAAACCTTGAATAAGAAGTAATGCTTTCTAATATAGGTACCTCGATAATGGGAGCTTTTAAGTATACGAAGGATGTGTTGTGGGGAAAGTCAAGGGATGGATTGAAAAACTATTTAAGTCACAAAGAAGGAGATTCTTATCAAATCAGTTGCACAAATGGTACGAATTTTCTCTAGGTCTTGTTTCAAACTACATAGAGGGTTGTGTAAGCACCTTAATAAACTTATCAGACCAATTTGGTTGGGGAGTAAGAATGAATATCACAAAGTCAGTTGGGTTTCTTGGAAATCAATGACACAACCCAAGTATATGGGTGGATTGGGTTTTAGAGATCTCAAGCTTTTTAACATTGCTTTGCTCACTAAGCAAGCGTGGCGTATCTTTGAATAATCGGTGTCTTTTCTTACCAGGATGTTCAAGGCAACCTATTTCTAGGACATGTcaatattgtaagtgcatctagtgccacccctagttgattttggagtattgacgacaaatttggttgagggactaatgcgtttgtgagaattgcaggataacgcaggtagtgtccctcattgattcggtttacctaccggagatgacccctaaaaatgtatgaagacattgacgacaatggtggtatgtgaagatattcatattgaagactatgacatgagaagacattgagtgaagactatggagcgcgaagactgtgtcgttttgttgtttcctttttcttctttgttgagtcataagaaccaccctactgttaagtggggtccaagtgaacaaagtcagaatgactgaagtgatgctcaacccaaatcctatgtcttcgagcgaagacaatgagagcaaatcttatccagagctggatgagtcagctttgcttgtagcccaagtaaagttgccgtgtgtgttcgaaatctgaccgttggaacacgtgtcagttccttagtgacccagggtcatttcggacatatcaggtcgggttgcctagtggctataaatagcccaccccctacaccataaattggtggctactcagagttagtgcacagcttttgtcgtttgagagcaacccacctcgaagcctttgagagagagaaatccttgcgaggacaaagcccaaacacccagagccaaagagtgttaggcatcactgaagtctttctgtctgcgtgacctgaagacttattacacttgaggattatgaatcctccagccggttaggcgttgcgttctgagcatccaagagtcattgtggatcgccggtgaacgaagtctgtgaaggttcggaagtctaccttgaagacttaccagagtgattgggcgaggactgtgtgtccttagctcaaggggaataaggtgaagacgcggtcttctgagttgaatctcagcctccctaaccagacgtacagttgtcacagcaactggaactggtccaacaaatcctgtctcttcaacaagtgactggttctatcctctccctccctttacttagagtttgtcttcgtgaagtcattgcctatttgtcgtacctgtttgacttcattgcttgactactatcgttggttggcttcatactatcttccatcctgatccttactactaagctgctattagcctttgtactttcacattactacatacttgactatggtttgcttattgtagtttatcttccgctgcatatcaattaggtcatttctattgtttgtcttcgaaacttccacgttttgaagactctcataaaaatcgcctattcaccccccccctctagtcgataactagcactttcaattggtatcagagcaaggtactcccttgttctgtgtgattcggtttaaccacctggagttttagctatggcgactgcaggattgaggaacgtatcttgccccacctttgacggtcatgagtatcctcggtggaagaccatgatgaagaagcgactcatggctatggacagcgaactgtggaccgtcactgagattggtcttaccgatctatgcaagacggcggaggctgatgacattcgcaagtacactctactgaacctcacggcgaaggatgtcatctgctcatgtctgtcccgaaatcagttcaggaacgtcatgcacctcaatcacgcgaagctaatctgggaccggctttctgaagtctatgaaggtcatcgtactcgtaatgatccttggtttgaggattacgagtctctcaaagagatgacctttgcacctgaatcgtcatcatcttcaccatgcctcatggcagggggtactaaggtaactgaatgctacctttctgaatctagtgatgatgaatcaggtgatgaatttggccccagctatgtcaaacttgcttcccttgccactaaacaacaaagagccttggaaaaggttcaatacatgcttagtaagagcgatgatatgttgggtgaagaaatggatcagtcaaaagcattggctgagagtcttcagagacttcattccaagtttgacgcccttcaagatcaacataataatctcttgtctgatcacgagaagctttcttctgaatgtcttcaaagaaagcaagatcttaaaaagctaagagtggattatgaagatcttcagaaggagcgcgattcattacttgctcaacaaatcagcattacacaggaagaatttgttcttccatgtctgaaatgcattgaacgtgaaactactaattcttcacttgaatgttcaaatgcttctaatgctac contains:
- the LOC119275147 gene encoding probable WRKY transcription factor 12, with amino-acid sequence MMFPSPGGAAMALAHGQAASTGATTAGGTATAITFSFQPSDPPLNGGLSHHHGLLGYSPLVLDHPTTTTSSSSTIPAAPTLHHLHGHAHAGAIHPPRSSPPHPWSCEEADRERQMGEGAVVGMGVNSVAAGGSGGGGRSHGSAAAAAAGMGVGAVGMKKAAGGGGVKARRKVREPRFCFKTMSDVDVLDDGYKWRKYGQKVVIKNTQHPRSYYRCTQDKCRVKKRVERLAEDPRMVITTYEGRHVHSPSRDDDDAARASAEMSFIW